One window of Schistocerca gregaria isolate iqSchGreg1 unplaced genomic scaffold, iqSchGreg1.2 ptg000673l, whole genome shotgun sequence genomic DNA carries:
- the LOC126318620 gene encoding NAD(P)H-hydrate epimerase-like isoform X1: MASSVTYLSGEKMKALDQELMSEEWGFKLEQLMELAGLSCACAINHSYPAKNFPRILFVIGPGNNGGDGLVAARHVRHFGYDPVVFHPTKSKKFDYLLTQCRKLEIKVIDKLPSADELAQQYDLICDAIFGFSFSGDIRPPFNEIITELNKCSRPIISIDIPSGWDVDHGNVNGNGLEPKSLISLSAPKLCSKNFKGIHWLGGRFVPEALQKKYQLDLPKYEGCEQVILISG, from the exons TATCTTTCTGGGGAAAAGATGAAGGCTTTAGATCAAGAACTGATGAGCGAGGAATGGGGGTTCAAACTAGAACAGCTGATGGAGTTGGCAG GACTGAGTTGCGCCTGCGCGATCAATCACAGCTACCccgcgaaaaactttccgaggattttgttcgttattggtccTGGAA ACAATGGCGGAGACGGCTTGGTCGCTGCTCGACATGTGCGTCACTTTGGATACGACCCAGTAGTTTTTCATCCGACGAAGTCCAAAAAATTTGATTATCTGTTGACACAGTGTCGAAAACTTGAGATAAAAGTCATAGACAAGTTGCCAAGCGCGGACGAATTGGCCCAACAGTACGATTTAATTTGCGACGCCATCTTCGGGTTTTCCTTTTCTGGAGATATTCGCCCACCATTCAACGAGATCATCACAGAATTGAATAAGTGCTCGCGCCCAATTATATCTATAGATATTCCAAGCGGCTGGGATGTCGACCATGGAAACGTAAATGGAAATGGGCTGGAACCAAAGTCCCTTATATCGCTTTCAGCCCCGAAGCTATGCTCCAAGAACTTCAAAGGTATCCACTGGCTGGGAGGAAGATTTGTACCGGAAGCACTTCAGAAAAAATATCAGCTCGATTTACCGAAGTACGAGGGATGTGAGCAGGTCATCCTCATTTCTGGCTGA
- the LOC126318620 gene encoding NAD(P)H-hydrate epimerase-like isoform X2, which translates to MKALDQELMSEEWGFKLEQLMELAGLSCACAINHSYPAKNFPRILFVIGPGNNGGDGLVAARHVRHFGYDPVVFHPTKSKKFDYLLTQCRKLEIKVIDKLPSADELAQQYDLICDAIFGFSFSGDIRPPFNEIITELNKCSRPIISIDIPSGWDVDHGNVNGNGLEPKSLISLSAPKLCSKNFKGIHWLGGRFVPEALQKKYQLDLPKYEGCEQVILISG; encoded by the exons ATGAAGGCTTTAGATCAAGAACTGATGAGCGAGGAATGGGGGTTCAAACTAGAACAGCTGATGGAGTTGGCAG GACTGAGTTGCGCCTGCGCGATCAATCACAGCTACCccgcgaaaaactttccgaggattttgttcgttattggtccTGGAA ACAATGGCGGAGACGGCTTGGTCGCTGCTCGACATGTGCGTCACTTTGGATACGACCCAGTAGTTTTTCATCCGACGAAGTCCAAAAAATTTGATTATCTGTTGACACAGTGTCGAAAACTTGAGATAAAAGTCATAGACAAGTTGCCAAGCGCGGACGAATTGGCCCAACAGTACGATTTAATTTGCGACGCCATCTTCGGGTTTTCCTTTTCTGGAGATATTCGCCCACCATTCAACGAGATCATCACAGAATTGAATAAGTGCTCGCGCCCAATTATATCTATAGATATTCCAAGCGGCTGGGATGTCGACCATGGAAACGTAAATGGAAATGGGCTGGAACCAAAGTCCCTTATATCGCTTTCAGCCCCGAAGCTATGCTCCAAGAACTTCAAAGGTATCCACTGGCTGGGAGGAAGATTTGTACCGGAAGCACTTCAGAAAAAATATCAGCTCGATTTACCGAAGTACGAGGGATGTGAGCAGGTCATCCTCATTTCTGGCTGA
- the LOC126318593 gene encoding anaphase-promoting complex subunit 8-like has product MAHHNMLNLDPAQALFEQLLQHDPYRLAGIDTYSNILYIKEDRPKLSHLAYTASVIDKYTPEACCVIGNYYSLHSEHEKAALYFERALKLNPRYLAAWTLIGHEYIEMKNIAGAITAYRKAVDINRHDYRAWYSLGQTYELLRMPLYALYYFERACELRPHDARMWCAMAGCYESINHLNNAILCYKRAEANEDKQGIVYNKLGKLFEKLGKREEAAHYYKKNLDQRERESLETQDVIDALLFLAHYSKHTGDTQNTVAYCSRLLDFAGREKEEAKAILREIHSSQTLKTARYAEGPPNQPAAGSDLDEEDAMEMEEE; this is encoded by the coding sequence ATGGCGCATCACAACATGCTCAATCTCGACCCCGCACAGGCGTTGTTCGAACAGCTCCTGCAACACGACCCGTACCGCCTGGCTggtatagatacgtacagcaacattTTATACATCAAGGAAGACCGCCCGAAGCTCAGCCACTTGGCCTACACGGCGAGTGTCATAGACAAATACACGCCGGAAGCTTGTTGCGTAATTGGCAATTACTACAGTTTGCACAGCGAACACGAAAAGGCGGCACTGTACTTCGAACGTGCCCTCAAGCTCAACCCGCGCTATTTGGCGGCGTGGACGCTAATAGGACACGAGTACATCGAAATGAAGAACATCGCAGGCGCTATCACCGCTTACAGGAAGGCGGTCGACATCAACCGGCACGATTATCGCGCCTGGTACTCTTTGGGTCAAACCTACGAACTCCTTCGAATGCCACTCTATGCGCTCTACTATTTCGAACGTGCGTGCGAATTGAGACCCCACGACGCCAGAATGTGGTGCGCCATGGCCGGATGCTACGAATCAATCAATCATCTGAACAATGCAATTTTGTGTTACAAACGCGCCGAGGCTAACGAAGATAAGCAAGGAATTGTCTACAACAAACTCGGAAAGCTCTTCGAAAAGCTCGGAAAGCGCGAAGAAGCCGCCCATTACTACAAGAAGAACCTCGATCAAAGGGAACGAGAATCCCTGGAAACGCAGGATGTCATCGATGCGCTCCTCTTCCTCGCTCACTACTCAAAACACACAGGTGACACACAAAACACGGTTGCATATTGTTCCAGACTTCTAGACTTCGCAGGTagagaaaaagaagaagcaaaGGCAATCCTCCGCGAAATACATTCGTCTCAAACCCTCAAAACCGCAAGATATGCAGAGGGCCCACCAAACCAACCCGCTGCCGGTAGCGACCTCGATGAAGAAGACgccatggaaatggaagaagaatga
- the LOC126318615 gene encoding uncharacterized protein LOC126318615 has product MGRGRSSGSSRPIFMRSGASHTSKPAPVPVKRAPAPAASKPAAQQQHPHNGAQSATPAAATTGGSGLFGTLMASAAGSVAGNYIGNRLFSQGESIPPQTQQAIDSEYGVCSQPFKSFLACAEANANDIGACQWIYSQFSDCHHAAQQA; this is encoded by the exons ATGGGTCGTGGTCGTAGCTCTGGTTCTTCGAGGCCTATATTTATGCGTTCAGGCGCAAGTCATACAAGTAAGCCAGCGCCCGTTCCTGTAAAGCGCGCACCAGCGCCAGCTGCGTCAAAGCCAGCTGCGCAGCAACAACACCCACACAATGGCGCTCAGTCCGCTACCCCTGCTGCTGCAACTACAGGTGGCTCTGGTTTGTTTGGCACGCTGATGGCTTCT GCTGCTGGTTCTGTTGCAGGTAACTATATTGGGAACAGGCTTTTTAGTCAAGGCGAATCGATTCCTCCTCAGACGCAACAGGCTATTGATTCGGAATATGGAGTGTGCTCTCAGCCATTCAAGTCGTTCCTCGCGTGCGCCGAAGCCAACGCCAACGACATTGGCGCATGCCAATGGATTTACTCACAATTTTCCGATTGTCACC ACGCTGCTCAGCAAGCCTAA